Proteins found in one Streptococcus mitis genomic segment:
- a CDS encoding nucleobase:cation symporter-2 family protein, protein MQTQEKHSQAAVLGLQHLLAMYSGSILVPIMIATALGYSAEQLTYLISTDIFMCGVATFLQLQLNKYFGIGLPVVLGVAFQSVAPLIMIGQSHGSGAMFGALIASGIYVVLVSGIFSKVANLFPSIVTGSVITTIGLTLIPVAIGNMGNNVPEPTGQSLLLAAITVLIILLINIFTKGFIKSISILIGLVVGTAIAASMGLVDFSPVAAAPLVHVPTPLYFGMPTFEISSIVMMCIIATVSMVESTGVYLALSDITKDPIDSTRLRNGYRAEGLAVLLGGIFNTFPYTGFSQNVGLVKLSGIKKRLPIYYAAGFLVLLGLLPKFGALAQIIPSPVLGGAMLVMFGFVSIQGMQILARVDFANNEHNFLIAAVSIAAGVGLNNSNLFVSMPTAFQMFFSNGIVVASLLAIVLNAVLNRKKK, encoded by the coding sequence ATGCAAACTCAAGAAAAACATTCGCAAGCAGCCGTTCTTGGCTTGCAACACTTACTAGCTATGTACTCAGGATCCATCCTGGTTCCCATCATGATTGCGACAGCCCTTGGCTATTCAGCTGAGCAGTTGACCTACCTGATTTCTACAGATATCTTCATGTGTGGGGTGGCAACCTTCCTTCAACTCCAACTCAACAAATACTTTGGAATTGGACTACCAGTCGTTCTTGGAGTTGCCTTCCAATCCGTCGCTCCCTTGATTATGATTGGACAAAGCCATGGTAGTGGCGCTATGTTTGGTGCCCTTATCGCATCAGGGATTTACGTGGTTCTTGTTTCAGGCATCTTCTCAAAAGTGGCCAATCTCTTCCCATCTATCGTAACAGGTTCTGTAATTACCACGATTGGTTTAACCTTGATTCCTGTCGCTATTGGAAATATGGGAAATAACGTTCCAGAGCCAACTGGTCAAAGTCTCTTGCTTGCAGCTATCACTGTTCTGATTATCCTCTTGATTAACATCTTTACCAAAGGATTTATCAAGTCTATCTCTATTTTGATTGGTTTGGTTGTTGGAACTGCCATTGCTGCTAGCATGGGCTTGGTTGACTTCTCTCCTGTTGCAGCAGCACCACTTGTCCACGTCCCAACTCCCCTCTACTTTGGGATGCCAACCTTTGAAATCTCATCTATTGTCATGATGTGTATCATCGCAACGGTGTCTATGGTTGAGTCGACTGGTGTTTACCTAGCCTTGTCTGATATCACGAAAGACCCAATCGACAGCACACGCCTTCGCAACGGTTACCGCGCAGAAGGTTTGGCCGTACTTCTCGGAGGAATCTTTAACACCTTCCCTTACACAGGATTTTCACAAAACGTTGGTTTGGTTAAATTATCAGGCATCAAGAAACGCCTGCCAATCTACTATGCAGCTGGGTTCCTGGTTCTCCTTGGACTTCTTCCTAAGTTTGGTGCCCTTGCCCAAATCATTCCGAGCCCTGTCCTCGGTGGTGCCATGCTGGTAATGTTTGGTTTTGTGTCTATTCAAGGGATGCAAATCCTCGCCCGTGTTGACTTTGCCAACAATGAACATAACTTCCTTATCGCAGCAGTCTCCATCGCTGCAGGTGTCGGACTCAATAACAGTAATCTCTTTGTCAGCATGCCAACAGCCTTCCAAATGTTCTTCTCAAACGGAATCGTCGTAGCTAGCCTACTTGCTATTGTCCTCAATGCCGTATTAAATCGGAAAAAGAAATAA
- a CDS encoding PaaI family thioesterase produces the protein MKDFHFDAISAFENYEIEQMRDGHVVVTTKVVDSSLNYYGNAHGGYLFTLCDQISGLVVISLGLDGVTLQSSINYLKAGKLDDVLTIKGECVHQGRTTCVVDVDITNQEGRNVCKATFTMFVTGQRSEDRQVSI, from the coding sequence ATGAAAGACTTTCATTTTGACGCTATATCTGCCTTTGAAAATTACGAAATTGAACAAATGAGAGATGGTCACGTTGTGGTGACGACCAAAGTAGTGGACTCGTCTCTCAACTACTATGGCAATGCCCATGGTGGCTATCTCTTTACCCTTTGCGACCAAATCAGTGGTTTGGTGGTTATCTCGCTGGGGCTTGATGGAGTGACACTCCAATCTTCTATCAACTACCTCAAAGCAGGAAAACTCGACGATGTATTGACCATTAAAGGAGAATGCGTCCATCAAGGTCGCACAACTTGTGTAGTAGATGTCGATATCACCAATCAAGAAGGAAGAAACGTCTGCAAAGCAACCTTTACCATGTTTGTCACAGGCCAGAGGTCAGAAGACAGACAGGTAAGTATATAG
- a CDS encoding galactokinase — MTQHLTTEVLRKDFLAVFGQEADQTFFSPGRINLIGEHTDYNGGHVFPAAISLGTYGAARKRDDQILRFYSANFEEKGIIEVPLADLKFEKEHNWTNYPKGVLHFLQEAGHVIDKGFDFYVYGNIPNGAGLSSSASLELLTGVVAEHLFDLKLERLDLVKIGKQTENNFIGVNSGIMDQFAIGMGADQRAIYLDTNTLEYDLVPLDLKDNVVVIMNTNKRRELADSKYNERRAECEKAVEELQAALDIQTLGELDEWAFDQYRYLIKDENRLKRARHAVLENQRTLKAQAALQAGDLETFGRLMNASHVSLEHDYEVTGLELDTLVHTAWAQEGVLGARMTGAGFGGCAIALVQKDTVEAFKEAVGKHYEEVVGYAPSFYIAEVAGGTRVLD, encoded by the coding sequence ATGACACAACATCTTACTACAGAAGTACTTCGTAAAGACTTTCTTGCTGTTTTTGGTCAAGAAGCAGACCAAACATTCTTTTCACCAGGTCGTATCAATTTGATTGGTGAGCACACAGACTACAACGGTGGGCACGTTTTTCCTGCTGCTATTTCCTTAGGAACTTACGGTGCAGCTCGTAAGCGTGACGACCAAATTTTACGTTTCTACTCAGCTAACTTTGAGGAAAAGGGCATTATCGAAGTGCCTCTAGCTGACCTCAAATTTGAAAAAGAGCACAACTGGACCAATTATCCAAAAGGAGTTCTTCATTTCTTGCAAGAAGCTGGGCACGTGATTGACAAAGGTTTTGATTTTTATGTTTATGGGAATATCCCAAATGGTGCTGGCTTGTCTTCTTCAGCATCCTTGGAACTCTTGACAGGAGTCGTGGCAGAGCATCTCTTTGATTTAAAATTAGAGCGTCTCGATTTGGTTAAAATCGGAAAACAAACAGAAAACAACTTTATCGGAGTCAACTCTGGTATCATGGACCAATTTGCTATTGGTATGGGAGCTGACCAACGTGCTATTTACCTTGATACTAACACCTTAGAGTATGATTTGGTACCACTTGATTTGAAGGACAATGTCGTTGTTATCATGAACACTAACAAACGCCGTGAATTGGCGGATTCTAAATATAATGAACGCCGTGCTGAATGTGAAAAAGCAGTGGAAGAATTGCAAGCAGCTTTAGATATTCAGACCTTGGGTGAATTGGATGAGTGGGCCTTTGACCAATATAGATATCTGATTAAAGATGAAAATCGTTTAAAACGTGCTCGTCATGCTGTGCTTGAAAACCAACGTACCCTTAAAGCTCAAGCAGCCCTCCAAGCAGGAGATTTGGAAACATTTGGTCGTTTGATGAATGCATCTCATGTTTCTCTGGAACATGACTATGAAGTAACTGGTTTGGAATTGGATACTCTTGTTCATACAGCTTGGGCACAAGAAGGTGTTCTCGGTGCTCGTATGACAGGGGCAGGTTTTGGCGGATGTGCCATTGCCTTGGTGCAAAAAGACACTGTTGAGGCCTTTAAGGAAGCTGTAGGCAAACACTACGAGGAAGTAGTTGGCTACGCTCCAAGCTTCTATATCGCTGAAGTTGCAGGTGGCACTCGCGTCCTTGACTAG
- a CDS encoding UDP-glucose--hexose-1-phosphate uridylyltransferase, with amino-acid sequence MTLVDKFVTHVISESSFQEMDRIYLTNRVLARVGDGVLEVETNLDKLIDLKDQLVEEAVRLETIEDSQTAREILGAELMDLVTPCPSQVNRDFWATYAQSPEQAIADFYQLSQKNDYIKLKAIAKNIAYRVLSDYGELEITINLSKPEKDPKEIAAAKLVQASNYPQCQLCLENEGYHGRVNHPARSNHRIIRFEMAGQEWGFQYSPYAYFNEHCIFLDGQHRPMAISRQSFERLLAIVEQFPGYFAGSNADLPIVGGSILTHDHYQGGRHVFPMELSPLQKTFLFAGFEQVKAGIVKWPMSVLRLTSDSKEDLINLADKILQEWRQYSDSAVQILAETDETLHHTITPIARKRNGQFELDLVLRDNQISAEHPDGIYHPHKDVQHIKKENIGLIEVMGLAILPPRLKEEVEQVARYLVGEAVTVSDYHQEWADQLRAQYPALTDKEKALEIVKDSVGAIFARVLEDAGVYKQTEQGQAAFMRFVEQVGILPD; translated from the coding sequence GTGACCTTAGTAGATAAATTTGTAACACATGTCATTTCTGAAAGTTCATTTCAGGAAATGGATCGAATCTACCTGACCAATCGTGTCTTGGCACGAGTGGGAGACGGTGTTTTGGAAGTTGAGACCAATCTGGATAAATTGATTGATCTCAAGGACCAGCTGGTTGAGGAAGCCGTTCGATTAGAGACGATTGAGGATAGTCAGACTGCGCGTGAAATCCTTGGTGCTGAATTGATGGACTTGGTGACCCCTTGTCCGAGTCAGGTCAATCGTGACTTTTGGGCAACCTACGCCCAGTCTCCTGAGCAAGCGATAGCGGATTTCTACCAACTCAGTCAGAAGAATGACTACATTAAACTCAAGGCCATTGCTAAAAATATCGCTTATCGTGTTCTGTCTGATTACGGTGAACTTGAAATTACCATCAACCTCTCTAAGCCTGAAAAGGATCCCAAAGAGATTGCGGCAGCCAAGTTGGTGCAAGCTAGCAATTATCCCCAGTGTCAGCTTTGTCTAGAGAATGAGGGCTACCATGGTCGAGTTAACCACCCAGCTCGCAGCAACCACCGTATTATCCGTTTTGAAATGGCTGGTCAGGAGTGGGGCTTCCAGTATTCGCCCTATGCTTACTTTAATGAGCATTGTATTTTCTTAGATGGCCAGCATCGTCCCATGGCCATTAGTCGTCAGAGCTTTGAACGTCTGCTTGCTATCGTAGAGCAGTTTCCAGGATATTTTGCAGGCTCTAATGCCGACCTGCCAATCGTGGGAGGCTCTATTCTGACTCATGATCACTATCAGGGAGGCCGTCACGTATTTCCTATGGAATTGTCTCCTCTGCAAAAGACCTTCCTATTTGCTGGTTTTGAGCAGGTCAAGGCTGGCATTGTCAAATGGCCAATGTCAGTATTGCGTTTGACTTCGGATTCCAAAGAAGATTTGATCAACTTAGCTGACAAGATTTTGCAGGAATGGCGTCAGTATTCAGATTCTGCAGTGCAGATTTTGGCAGAGACAGACGAGACACTGCATCACACCATCACACCAATTGCTCGTAAACGTAATGGACAATTTGAGTTGGACTTGGTCTTGAGGGACAATCAGATTTCTGCAGAACATCCTGATGGCATCTATCATCCTCACAAGGATGTCCAACATATCAAGAAGGAAAATATCGGCTTGATTGAGGTCATGGGCTTGGCAATCTTGCCACCACGTCTGAAAGAAGAAGTGGAGCAAGTCGCTAGATATCTCGTGGGAGAAGCTGTTACAGTTTCCGATTATCATCAGGAATGGGCAGACCAACTTAGAGCCCAATATCCAGCCCTAACAGATAAAGAAAAAGCCCTTGAAATCGTCAAGGACTCTGTTGGTGCTATCTTTGCGCGTGTGCTTGAGGACGCAGGAGTCTACAAGCAGACAGAACAAGGACAGGCAGCCTTTATGCGCTTTGTGGAGCAGGTCGGAATTTTGCCAGACTAG
- a CDS encoding TetR/AcrR family transcriptional regulator encodes MTKIDRRISKTKKAIYQAFLQLLNAKGYEATTVQDIIDLADVGRSTFYCHYESKELLLDELCRYLFHHLFEREQAISTEDYLAHLFLHFQKNQDHITSLLFSKNDYFLRQLQRELEHHVYPMLVDDLKEAHPSLPASYLQHLVVTNFIETLTWWLKKGQDFTNQEVVQFYLDLLISKD; translated from the coding sequence ATGACTAAGATTGACCGCCGTATCAGTAAAACAAAAAAAGCTATCTATCAAGCTTTTCTACAACTTTTGAATGCTAAGGGCTACGAGGCCACTACTGTTCAGGATATCATTGATCTCGCAGATGTGGGACGTTCCACCTTTTACTGTCACTATGAAAGCAAAGAGCTACTTCTAGATGAGCTCTGTCGTTACCTCTTCCATCATCTCTTTGAAAGAGAGCAAGCCATTTCAACCGAAGATTACCTTGCCCACCTCTTTCTACATTTTCAGAAAAATCAAGACCATATCACTAGTTTACTATTCTCCAAAAATGACTACTTCCTCCGCCAACTCCAGAGAGAGTTGGAACACCACGTCTACCCCATGCTGGTTGATGATTTGAAAGAAGCACACCCAAGTCTGCCTGCTTCTTATCTCCAACACTTAGTTGTAACCAACTTTATCGAAACATTGACCTGGTGGCTCAAAAAAGGTCAAGACTTCACAAATCAGGAAGTTGTCCAGTTTTATCTAGACCTTCTCATTTCTAAAGACTAA
- a CDS encoding bleomycin resistance protein translates to MDYQAVIPEFVVSNIEKSRYFYCDLLGFSVEYERPEEKFLFLSLEDCQLMLEEGDAEELAQLTYPFGRGVNISFGIEDVPQLHQKLLEADYPIHRPLTKREFRVGDSFIYPHEFAILDPDGYFLRFSE, encoded by the coding sequence ATGGACTATCAAGCTGTCATCCCCGAATTTGTGGTATCCAACATCGAAAAGTCGCGCTACTTCTACTGCGACTTGCTAGGCTTCTCTGTCGAATACGAACGCCCCGAGGAGAAATTTCTCTTCCTCTCCCTTGAAGACTGCCAACTCATGTTAGAAGAAGGCGACGCAGAAGAATTAGCTCAGCTGACTTATCCTTTCGGGCGTGGTGTCAATATTTCCTTTGGCATTGAGGATGTTCCTCAGCTCCACCAAAAACTGCTGGAAGCTGACTATCCCATCCATCGTCCCCTGACAAAAAGAGAATTTCGAGTGGGAGATAGCTTTATTTACCCTCATGAATTTGCGATTTTGGATCCTGATGGCTATTTTTTAAGATTTAGCGAGTAG
- a CDS encoding CPBP family intramembrane glutamic endopeptidase, protein MSNKRTILLFVVLSYALAWIVWLTLWLSGVGLNSPWSQLASIVAMWMPALAVFILGKITNQPSGIKSKLVVNLKSNWRFYLLAIWLPAVISFLGAGLYFLVFPSNFSLGFESIQAILQEKGVSQSTIPLSSLVLIQILASLTYAPFLNSFFALGEEIGWRGYLYPALRGRFSRVQTHVLLGLIWSLWHLPINLQGYNYGLTYFAYPVLGVVAMFLFCFSLGILLSWLLEKTGSIWASALFHGAINATAGLGLLFQLPGEKVSSLLILGPSPTGMLSVLPCLVLALLILQRERSHYEFCK, encoded by the coding sequence ATGTCAAATAAGAGAACAATCCTTCTTTTTGTTGTCTTGTCTTATGCCCTTGCTTGGATAGTATGGTTGACACTATGGCTAAGTGGTGTTGGTCTAAATTCTCCATGGAGTCAGCTTGCTAGTATTGTAGCCATGTGGATGCCTGCGCTTGCAGTCTTTATTTTGGGGAAAATCACGAATCAACCTAGTGGAATCAAATCTAAATTAGTCGTGAATCTCAAGAGCAACTGGCGCTTTTACTTACTAGCTATCTGGTTACCAGCAGTCATCAGTTTTTTAGGAGCGGGACTTTATTTTCTTGTATTTCCTAGCAATTTCAGCCTTGGTTTTGAATCTATTCAAGCCATCTTACAAGAAAAAGGTGTCTCTCAATCAACCATTCCCTTATCTTCTTTGGTCTTGATTCAAATCCTAGCTAGTTTGACCTACGCTCCTTTTCTTAATAGTTTCTTTGCATTGGGAGAGGAAATTGGTTGGCGTGGCTATCTTTACCCAGCTCTAAGAGGACGCTTTTCAAGAGTCCAGACTCATGTCTTGCTTGGTCTCATTTGGAGTCTTTGGCATCTACCAATCAATTTGCAAGGATATAATTATGGTCTTACTTATTTTGCTTATCCCGTTTTGGGAGTTGTTGCTATGTTTCTATTTTGTTTTAGCCTAGGAATATTGTTGAGCTGGTTGTTGGAAAAGACAGGTTCTATCTGGGCTTCTGCCCTATTTCATGGGGCAATCAATGCAACTGCAGGTCTTGGGTTACTCTTTCAATTACCAGGAGAAAAAGTTTCAAGCCTCTTGATTTTAGGCCCATCACCGACCGGAATGCTATCAGTTTTACCTTGCTTAGTCCTAGCCCTACTAATATTACAAAGGGAAAGGAGTCATTATGAGTTTTGCAAATAG
- a CDS encoding autorepressor SdpR family transcription factor — MSFANSFKALSHPVRREILNLLKAGRLSAGEIASQFELTSATISHHLTILKAADLIHEMKEKNFIYYELNTSVLEDIMVWLADLKGDHFDEDKNQ, encoded by the coding sequence ATGAGTTTTGCAAATAGTTTTAAAGCCTTATCTCATCCAGTTAGGAGAGAGATTTTAAATTTACTCAAAGCAGGTAGATTATCTGCAGGAGAAATTGCCAGTCAATTCGAGTTGACAAGTGCAACGATTTCACACCATCTCACGATTTTGAAAGCAGCGGATTTGATTCATGAAATGAAAGAAAAAAACTTTATTTATTATGAGTTAAACACATCGGTTTTAGAGGATATAATGGTTTGGTTAGCAGATCTGAAAGGAGATCATTTTGATGAAGATAAAAATCAATAA
- a CDS encoding SdpI family protein, whose translation MKIKINKKLVLFTSILILLPSLVGSVFWDQLPEEIPTHFNLLGQADGYNHKMSAIFGLPTLMLLMHWLLLFIMIKDPKSSNISSKIQLLIYWIIPFVSCLLMISIFGESLGYSMMSGLLAQIFMGVMMIIIGNYLPKTHRNYIIGIRLPWTLENDENWRKTHRLAGKIWVLGGLLLFLNSFVQLYVYWVFFLTLFFVVIIPSVYSYQLSKLES comes from the coding sequence ATGAAGATAAAAATCAATAAGAAATTGGTATTATTTACGAGCATTCTCATCCTACTACCTTCCCTTGTAGGTTCTGTTTTCTGGGATCAATTACCAGAGGAGATACCCACTCATTTTAATCTACTGGGTCAAGCGGATGGCTACAATCATAAAATGTCTGCTATCTTTGGATTACCGACTCTCATGCTTTTGATGCATTGGTTGCTTCTATTTATAATGATTAAGGATCCTAAATCTAGCAATATCAGTTCAAAAATACAACTTTTGATTTACTGGATTATTCCTTTTGTATCTTGTCTATTAATGATTTCTATCTTCGGAGAATCTTTGGGTTATTCCATGATGAGTGGGCTACTAGCTCAGATTTTTATGGGAGTCATGATGATCATAATTGGAAATTATCTACCAAAAACACACCGAAATTATATAATCGGTATTCGACTACCGTGGACCTTGGAGAATGATGAAAACTGGAGAAAAACGCATCGTCTAGCTGGAAAAATTTGGGTATTAGGAGGATTGTTATTGTTTCTAAATTCCTTTGTGCAACTATATGTTTACTGGGTATTCTTCTTGACACTTTTCTTTGTAGTGATAATTCCTAGTGTCTATTCCTATCAATTATCAAAATTAGAATCTTGA
- a CDS encoding cation diffusion facilitator family transporter, which translates to MKTKYAVWVAFFLNLTYAIVEFIAGGIFGSSAVLADSVHDLGDAIAIGISAFLETISNREEDNQYTLGYKRFSLLGALVTAIILMTGSVLVILENVTKILNPQPVNDEGILWLGIIAITINVLASLVVGKGKTKNESILSLHFLEDTLGWLAVILMAIVLRFTNWYILDPLLSLVISFFILSKALPRFWSTLKIFLDAVPEGLDIEQVKNGLERLDNVASLNQLNLWTMDGLEKNAIVHLCLEDWEQMTETKNQVRQLLEERGVQNITIEVDTSQSNHAQHKRKVTALEQHHGHQH; encoded by the coding sequence ATGAAGACAAAATATGCTGTTTGGGTGGCCTTTTTCTTAAATTTGACTTATGCCATTGTCGAGTTTATTGCAGGTGGAATATTTGGTTCTAGCGCTGTTCTTGCTGACTCTGTGCATGACTTGGGAGATGCGATTGCAATTGGAATATCAGCTTTTCTAGAAACCATCTCTAATCGTGAAGAAGATAATCAGTACACCTTGGGCTATAAGCGGTTTAGTCTGCTAGGAGCCTTGGTAACAGCGATAATACTCATGACAGGATCAGTTCTAGTCATTTTGGAAAATGTCACGAAGATTTTAAATCCGCAACCAGTCAATGATGAGGGGATTCTCTGGTTAGGAATTATTGCGATTACTATTAATGTGTTAGCGAGTCTAGTGGTTGGTAAGGGAAAGACAAAGAATGAGTCTATTCTGAGTCTGCATTTTCTGGAAGATACCCTAGGGTGGCTGGCTGTGATTCTGATGGCGATTGTTCTTCGGTTCACGAACTGGTATATCCTAGACCCACTTTTGTCCCTTGTCATTTCTTTCTTTATTCTTTCAAAAGCCCTTCCACGTTTTTGGTCTACGCTCAAGATTTTCTTGGATGCTGTGCCAGAAGGTCTTGATATTGAGCAAGTAAAGAATGGCCTGGAGCGATTGGACAATGTGGCCAGTCTTAATCAGCTTAATCTCTGGACTATGGATGGTTTGGAAAAAAATGCCATTGTCCATCTCTGTTTAGAAGATTGGGAGCAGATGACGGAAACAAAGAATCAAGTACGTCAGCTCTTAGAAGAAAGAGGTGTGCAGAATATTACTATCGAAGTGGACACCAGTCAAAGCAATCATGCGCAACATAAGCGAAAGGTAACAGCTTTAGAGCAGCACCACGGGCATCAACACTAG
- the galR gene encoding DNA-binding transcriptional regulator GalR, with protein MATLKDIAQLASVSIATVSRVLNRDQSLSVTEETRHRILTVAEELGYTKHLKTGESHKPKQKIAIIQWVSEQGELDDLYYYQIRLGIEKRAQELDYDILRYFNDHPFTLSEEVIGILCIGKFSRAQISAFEEYQKPLVFLDSDTLSLGHTCIITDFYTAMKQVVDYFLSQGLNRIGILTGLEETTDQEEIIEDKRLENFKNYSQAKGIYHDELVFQGSFTAQSGYNLMKEAIQNLGDQLPPAFFAASDSLAIGALRALQEAGISLPDRVSLISFNDTSLTKQVYPPLSSITVYTEEMGRAGMDILNKEVLHGRKIPSLTMLGTRLTLRESTRND; from the coding sequence ATGGCTACCTTAAAAGACATTGCACAGCTAGCCTCTGTCTCTATCGCGACCGTATCCCGTGTCCTCAACCGCGACCAGAGCCTATCTGTTACAGAAGAAACGAGACATCGTATTTTAACCGTTGCTGAAGAGCTGGGCTACACTAAGCATCTCAAGACAGGCGAGTCCCACAAGCCCAAGCAAAAGATTGCCATTATCCAATGGGTCAGCGAACAAGGGGAGCTAGACGATCTCTACTACTACCAGATTCGCCTAGGCATCGAAAAAAGAGCCCAAGAACTGGACTATGATATCTTGCGCTATTTTAATGACCATCCTTTTACATTAAGCGAGGAAGTAATTGGGATTCTCTGCATCGGAAAATTTAGCCGAGCTCAGATTTCTGCCTTTGAAGAATACCAAAAGCCTCTTGTATTTTTAGACAGCGATACCCTCTCGCTGGGACATACCTGCATTATCACGGACTTTTACACTGCCATGAAACAGGTTGTCGATTATTTCCTCAGTCAAGGGTTGAATCGCATTGGGATTCTAACAGGTCTTGAGGAAACAACTGACCAAGAAGAAATCATTGAGGATAAGCGGTTGGAGAATTTTAAAAACTACAGTCAAGCAAAAGGAATCTATCATGATGAACTGGTCTTTCAAGGGAGCTTTACTGCCCAGTCTGGCTATAACTTGATGAAGGAGGCCATTCAGAACTTAGGAGACCAACTCCCGCCAGCCTTTTTCGCAGCCAGCGATAGTTTAGCCATCGGTGCCCTCCGTGCCCTCCAAGAAGCTGGAATCAGCCTACCAGACCGCGTCAGCCTCATTTCCTTTAACGACACTAGTCTGACCAAACAAGTTTATCCTCCCCTTTCTAGTATCACGGTTTATACTGAGGAAATGGGCCGAGCAGGCATGGATATTCTTAATAAGGAAGTCCTCCACGGTCGCAAAATCCCTAGCCTAACCATGCTGGGAACCAGACTGACATTGAGAGAAAGTACAAGGAATGATTAA
- a CDS encoding xanthine phosphoribosyltransferase, with protein sequence MKLLEERILKDGHILGDSILKVDSFLTHQVDFSLMREIGKVFAEKFASAGITKVVTIEASGIAPAVFTAEALNVPMIFAKKAKNITMNEGILTAQVYSFTKQVTSTVSIAGKFLSPEDKVLIIDDFLANGQAAKGLIQIIEQAGATVEAIGIVIEKSFQDGRDLLEKAGYPVLSLARLDRFENGQVVFKEADL encoded by the coding sequence ATGAAATTATTAGAAGAGCGCATCCTCAAGGATGGGCATATCTTGGGTGATAGCATCCTCAAAGTGGATTCCTTTTTAACCCACCAAGTTGACTTTAGCCTAATGAGAGAAATTGGTAAGGTTTTTGCGGAAAAATTTGCTTCTGCTGGTATTACCAAGGTCGTAACCATTGAAGCGTCGGGTATTGCACCAGCCGTTTTTACAGCCGAAGCCTTAAACGTTCCCATGATTTTCGCTAAAAAAGCTAAAAACATCACTATGAACGAAGGCATCTTAACTGCCCAAGTTTACTCCTTTACCAAGCAAGTGACCAGCACCGTTTCTATCGCTGGAAAATTCCTCTCACCAGAGGACAAGGTCTTGATTATCGACGATTTCCTTGCTAATGGTCAAGCTGCTAAAGGCTTGATTCAAATCATCGAACAGGCTGGAGCAACAGTCGAAGCTATCGGTATTGTGATTGAAAAATCCTTCCAAGATGGCCGTGATTTGCTTGAAAAAGCAGGCTATCCTGTCCTATCACTCGCTCGTTTGGATCGTTTTGAAAATGGTCAAGTCGTATTTAAGGAGGCAGATCTCTAA
- a CDS encoding exodeoxyribonuclease III, which translates to MKLISWNIDSLNAALTSDSARAKLSQEVLQTLVAENADIIAIQETKLSAKGPTKKHLEILEELFPGYENTWRSSQEPARKGYAGTMFLYKKELTPTVTFPEIGAPSTMDLEGRIITLEFDEFFVTQVYTPNAGDGLKRLEERQVWDVKYAEYLAELDKEKPVLATGDYNVAHNEIDLANPASNRRSPGFTDEERAGFTNLLATGFTDTFRHIHGDVPERYTWWAQRSKTSKINNTGWRIDYWLTSNRIADKVTKSDMIDSGARQDHTPIVLEIEL; encoded by the coding sequence ATGAAACTTATCTCATGGAATATTGATTCCCTCAATGCTGCCCTAACTAGTGACTCAGCTCGTGCAAAATTGTCCCAAGAAGTCCTACAAACCTTGGTCGCTGAAAATGCTGATATCATTGCTATCCAAGAAACCAAGCTTTCTGCCAAGGGGCCTACAAAGAAACACTTAGAAATTTTAGAAGAACTCTTCCCAGGCTACGAAAACACGTGGCGCTCTTCCCAAGAGCCTGCCCGTAAAGGCTATGCTGGAACCATGTTCCTTTATAAGAAAGAACTCACACCCACTGTCACTTTTCCAGAAATCGGTGCCCCGTCTACCATGGACCTGGAAGGCCGTATCATCACTCTAGAATTTGATGAATTTTTCGTAACCCAAGTTTATACACCAAACGCTGGCGACGGTCTCAAACGCTTGGAAGAACGCCAGGTCTGGGATGTCAAATATGCGGAGTACTTGGCTGAACTAGACAAAGAAAAACCAGTCCTTGCTACAGGTGATTACAACGTTGCCCACAATGAAATCGACCTTGCAAATCCTGCTAGCAACCGCCGTTCACCAGGATTTACCGATGAGGAACGTGCTGGATTTACCAACCTTTTAGCAACTGGATTTACCGATACCTTCCGCCACATTCACGGCGATGTTCCGGAACGCTACACTTGGTGGGCACAGCGCAGCAAGACTTCTAAAATCAACAATACAGGCTGGAGAATCGACTACTGGCTCACAAGTAACCGCATCGCTGACAAGGTGACCAAGTCCGATATGATCGACTCAGGAGCTCGCCAAGACCATACACCGATTGTCTTGGAGATTGAACTCTAA